The DNA sequence TTTACGAGACCACCACGCACATCGGCGACGTCAGCGGTGACCTGAACAGCACCGTCGGCGCGGTGACCGGCCACATCGGCGACTTCACCGGCGTCCTCAAGGGCACCTCGGACATCGACGTCAAGCACGTCACCGGCGAGGTCGCCTCGGCCGTCCACGGTGTCGGCGACGTCACCGGTGCCGTGACGAACGCCACCGGCATCAGCGCCGACCACAACGCCGTCGGCCAGGTCGGCGAGCTGGCCAGCGGCAACGGCTCCGCGGTGCACGACGTCGTCTCCGACGTCGCGGACACCAGCCACAACGTGCTGGGCAACCTGCACCTCGGCGACGTCGCCACGGGCAACGACCTCCACATCGGGCACTGAGCCCCGAACCGGTCACCGGTGCCCGTCCCGCGGTCTGGGTGCGACCGCGGGACGGGCACCCGGTGTGCGCACGGGGAGTAAACCGGGGACACTCCTTCGCTGTGACCGCCCCCGCTTGGCTCGAAGTGCTCAACGAGACGATGGACGCGTGCCGCACGCACGGCCGCGCCGATCTCGCCGAGCGCCTGCGCAGACGCCGGGACGCCCCACCGGGGCAGATCCGGCTCGGCGTGCTCGGCTTTCCCAAACAGGGCAAGGGATACCTGCTCAACGCGGTGCTGAACGCGCCGGTGTGCGCGGTCGGCGACGCCCCGACCCCCGCGGTGCCCACCGAGATCGCCTACTCCGCCGAACCCGCCGCGACCCTGGTCGGCCGGTCCCGCGAACGGATCCCCGTCGCGGTCGAACGGCTCACCGGGGAGCTCGGCGCTCGCCCCGCCGGCACGCTCAGCCGCGTGGAAGTCGGTGTGCCGCGCGAACTCCTGTCGGCCGGGCTCGTCCTCGTCGACACCCCACCGGTCGGTGACCCGCGGTCACCGCGGACCGCCGCCGCCCTCGACCTGCTCGCCGAAGCGGACGCGGTGATCCTCGTCTCCGACGCGACCGCGCCGCTGAGCCCCGCCGAACTCGCGCTCGCCCGGCACGTGCGCACCTGGTGCCCGCACGTCCTGGTGGCGCTCACCAAGATCGACGCTTCCCCGGGGTGGCGCGCGGTGGCCGAGCGCAACCGCGCGATGCTCGCCGAAGCGGGGATCGACGCGCCCGTCCAGCCGGTTTCGGCCGTGGTGCGCCAAGCCGCCGCGAAGGCCGGTGACGCGGATCTCAACGCCCGCTCCGGTTTTCCCGAGCTGCTGAACTGGATCGCCGAACAAGCCGCGCGCCCGGCCGACCAGTCCCGCGCGCTGCTCGCCGCGGTGGGCGTGCGCGCGGCGGCCGCGGAACTCGTGGAGTCGTTGCGCGACCGTGTCGACGCGGCCGGGCAGGAAGCCGGGCTCGGGCAGGCCGCGCTGCTGCAGCGGGCGCAGCGCCGCGCCGACGACCTGCGGCGGCAGAACACCCGGTGGCAGAACCTGCTGTCCGACGAGATCACCGATCTGTTGTCCGACGCCGAATACGACCTGCGCGAACGCACCCGCAAGATCGTCAACACCATCGACCGCACCTTCGACGAGGGCGACCCGGCCAAGGTGTGGGACGAATTCGCGCCGTGGCTGGACAACGCGCTGGCCGAAGCCGTCGACGTCAACTACACGTGGCTCGCCGACCGCGCGGAGTGGATCGCGCAGGCGGTCGCCGCGTGCTTCGGCGCCCAGTACGACCGCGCGCTGCCCGACCTCCGGCTCGACGGCTCGGGTGTCGAGGGCCTCGACGACGTCCGGCGGCCGAAGATCGAGAAGTTCAAGGTGGGGCAGCAGGCTTTCACCGGGTTGCGCGGGTCGTACGGCGGCGTGCTGATGTTCGGCCTGGTCACCAGCCTCGCCGGGCTGCCGCTGATCAACCCGGTCTCGATCGGCGCCGGTGCGGCGTTCGCCGCGAAGACGATCAAGGACGAAGGCGGGATGCGGTTGCAGCGCCGCCAAGCGGTCGCCAAGCAGGCGGCGCAGCGGCACGTCGACGACGTGTTCCTGCGCTTCAGCAAGGAATGCCGCGACTCGATCCGCGTCGTGCAGCGGCGGCTGCGGGACCACTTCACCGGGCTGGCCGAGGAACTGGCCGACGAGCTGACGCACGAGCGCGAGACGATCATGGCCGGGACCGCCGAGCGCGAACGCCGGACCGTCCACATCAGACGCGAGATCGACCGGCTGGCCGGCCTGCACCAGCGCGCGGGCGAGCTGGGCACGATCGCCGGGCGGCAGCGGCGGGAGCTTTCGGCGTGACGCGGGACGTCCGCGACCTGCTGGCCGCCGCGGCCGGGCTCTACCGGGACGACCCGCGGGCTTCGGCGCTCCTGCACGACTGCCTGAACCGGCTGGAGCAGCCGCTGCGCGTCGCGTTCACCGGCGCGCCCGCGTCGGGGAAGTCGACGCTCGCCGCGGCGCTCGGCGAATGGCCGACCCGCGCGCTGCGCGACCTCGTGCTCCTCGACGACCCCGGCCCGGCCGACGAAGTCCCGGACGCGACGGTCCGGCTGGTCCGCCACCTGGAACCGGACGAACTCGCGGCGGCCCACCCGCCGGGCGGCTCGCCGTTCGCGCGGCAGAGCGCGGTCAACTCGGTGCTGGTGCTGTCGCGGGCCGACGAGGTCGGGGCCGGTCGCATCGACGCGTTGCTGACCGCGAAGCAGCTCGCGCGCCGGGCTTGGCGCGAAGACCCGCTGTGCACGGGTTTCCTGGGCGTGATCGCGGTGGCCGGCCAGCTGGCGTACGGCGGCCGGTCGCTGCGCGACGACGAGTTCGACCTCCTGGCCGCGTTCGCCGCCGTGCCGCGCGAGGAGCTGGAACGCCACGTGCTGTCGGTGGATTCGTTCACCGACCCGGCGTTCCCCGGCCCGATCCCGGTCGAGACGCGGCGGTCGCTGGTGGTGCGCTTCGGGATGTTCGGCGTCCGCCTGGCGCTGACGCTGATCCGCACCGGCTGCGACGACCGGATCAAGCTGTCGGCGGAACTCGTGCGCCGCAGCGGCCTCGGCGAACTGCGGGACACGCTCGCCGGTTGTTTCGTCGCGCGGGCGGAGGCGCTGAAGGCCCGCACGGCGGTGATTCGGCTCGAAGCGCTGCTGGCGGCCCAGCCCCGCCCGGGCGGCGACCGACTGGTGTCCCGGGTGGAGCGCTTCGCGGCGGCTGCCCACGACTTCCGCGAGCTGCGCCTGATCGCCGACATCCGCGGCGGCCGGACCGCCCTGTCCGGCGACCCGGCGGAGGAAGCGGTCCGCCTGCTGGGCGCCCAGGGCACGGCCCCCGCCGACCGGCTGGGCCTGGAACCGGACGCGGACCCGGGCGAGATCTACGACGCGGGCCTGGACGCGCTGCGACGCTGGCGCCACGAGGCGGAGCGCCCCGACCGCCCCCACGCGGAACGGACGGCGGCACACGTGGTGGTGCGGTCGACCGAGGGCCTGCTGTCGCTGTTCGCTTAGCGTCTGCCCGGCCCGGCGATGCGCCCCAATGTGGCGTTGGTTGCGTCAGACGCACCGAACGCCACATTGGGTGCGCTGGACGCACCGAACGCCACATTGGGGCGCTTGGCCCGAGCCTCGGCTGCCGCGGGCCGGCGCGGGGGCCGGGTCAGGTCCGGTAGCGGGTGGCGATTGCGGTGGCCCGGTCGTGCAACGCCGTGCGCAACCACTGCGGCGCAAGGACTTCCGCGTCCACGCCGAGCTGCCACAGCGCCCACTCCGCGTGCCGCCGGTCCTGGAAACCCACCTCGAGCCGCAGCCATCCGTCGGCGTCGATCGACTCGACGGCGGCCAGCGCGGTCGCCACCAGCTCGGCCCGCCGCGCCGGGGCCACCCGGGCCAGCACCGTGACCTGGTCACCGCCCGTGCGGAACCGCTTGCTGCGGTCCTGCCACGCCCGGTCCAGGTCGACGCGGTCCGGTCGCCGCGCGGGCTCGTCGAGTTCTTCGGCGGCGACGATCCGCGACAGCCGGTAGGTGCGGTCCTCGCCGGACCTCGTCGCCAGCAGGTAGCCCTGTTCGCGCACGGTGACCAGTCCGATCGGATCCACCGTGCGCCACTTCGGCTTCGCGTCGACAGCCGCGTAGTGGATGCGCAGCCGGTGGCCGGCGAACACCGCGCGCCGGACCTCGGCCACGACCTCGTCGGGTACCTCCTCGGTGGCCGAGCGGCGGGCGAGGAGGTCGGTCTCCGGGTCGATGAGCAGCCGTTCGGCCACGCTCGCCGCGGTGTCGCGCTGGCTTTCGGGGAGCGCGTCGACCACCTTGAGCATCGCGGAGGCGAGCGCCGAGCCGAGGCCGAACGCCTGGGCGCCGCGGCGGGAGCCGGCGATCAGCAGGGCGAGGGCCTCGTCGTGGTTCAGCCCGGTGAGCTCGGTCCGGAACCCCGGCAGCAGCGCGAAACCGCCGTGCCGGCCGCGTTCGGCGTAGACCGGGACGCCCGCCGTGGACAGCGCCTCGACGTCGCGCAGCACCGTGCGGGTCGACACCTCCAGCTCGCGGGCCAGCGCGGCCGCGGACAGCCGGCCGTGCCGGCGCAGCAGCAGCACCAAGGACACCAGCCGGTCGGCGCGCACGCGGAAACCGTAGCCGAATACACGACACAGGGTGTCGTGTATTCGGTGCGAGGCTCTCCGCACTGTCGGTGAACCGGATGGAGTGGAGTGACTGTGGAACGAACGGCGGTCGACCCGTGGCCGTGGTCGGTGGGGCTGGGCTACCACCAGGGCGAGCTCGTCACCGGGGCGGCCCGGACCCTGTACTGCGCCGGGCAGGCCGCGATGAACGGCGACGGCGAACCCCAGCACGACGGCGACCTCGCCGCGCAGCTGGCGTTGAGCCTCGACAACCTGGAGGCGGTGCTCGGCGAGGCCGGCATGGCGCTGGCGAACCTGGTCCGGCTGACCGTCTACACGACCGACGTCGACCTCCTCTTCCAGCACTACGGCGTGCTCGCGGGGCGGCTCGGCGCGGCCGGCGCCGCACCGGTGACCACGATGCTCGGCGTGACCCGGTTGGCGATTCCCACGCTGGTCGTGGAGCTGGAAGGTACTGCCGTCGCGTGAAAAGCCCGCGGCCCGCCGGTATTGACGACCGGCGGGCCGCGACGCACCATAGACCGGTCTATGGTCCAGCGCCGGCCGGAGGGAACCCGCCATGCCCCACGACGTCCGCCCCCGGGTCCGGTTGTTCGGCGAGCTCCTGGCGCACTGGGCGCGTGAACGCCCGGTGGACACCGCGCTCCGCTTCGGCGACCGGTCGTGGACGTGGGCGGAGTTCGACGAGCGGGTCCGGCGGCTGTCGGGCGCCCTCGCGGCCGCCGGCGTGGGCCGGGGCGACCGCGTCGCGTTCGTCGACAAGAACCACCCCGCCTGCCTGGAGACGACGTTCGCCGCGGCCGGGATCGGCGCCGCGAACGCCGTGGTCAACTGGCGGCTCTCCGGCGACGAACTCGCTTACGTGCTCGCGGATTCCGGCGCGAAGGTGGTCTTCGTCGGCGCCGAGCTGCGGCCGGCGCTCGACGCGGTCCGCGACCGGCTGCCCGCGCTCGAACGCGTGGTCGTCGTCGGCGGGGACGACGACGAATACGAGCCGTTCCTGGCTTCCGCGGAGCCGCACACCGGGTCCGAAGTGGACCAGGATGACGGTGTGCTGATCATGTACACCAGCGGCACCACCGGGTTCCCCAAGGGCGCGGTGCTGACCCACCGCAGCGTCCTCGCCCACGGCCTCGCCGCCGGCACCGCGTTCCCGATCGGCCCCGGTGACGTCAACCTCGTCGCGATGCCGCTGTTCCACGTCGGCGGCAGCTGCTACGCGGTTTCCGGGTTCCTCTACGGCGAACCGTCCTACCTGACCCGCGAACCGGACGCGGCGTCGCTGTTCGCGGCCCTGCAGGCCGGGATCACGCACGCGTTCCTGGTGCCCGCCGTCGTGGCCGGGGTCGCGCAGGCCGGCGAGGCGGCGCTGAAGGCGTTCTCCCGGCTGAAGTACCTCTGCTACGGCGCGTCGCCGATGCCGCTCCCGTTGCTGCGCACCGTGCTCGCCGCCTGGCCGGACGTGAAGTTCGCGCAGGTGTACGGCATGACCGAGCTGTCCGGCGCGGTCACCGCGCTGGACCCGGAGGCGCACCGCGACGCGTCCCGGCCGGAGCGGCTGGCTTCGGCGGGCACCGCACTGTCCGGAGTGGACATCCGGATCGTCGACCCGGTGACGGCCGAGGACACCGCTGCCGGGGAGGTCTGGGTCCGCACCGAACAGCGGATGGCCGGCTACCTCGGCAAGCCCGAGGCGACCGCCGAGACCATCGTGGACGGCTGGGTGCGCACCGGCGACGTCGGCCGCCTGGACGACGGCGGGTTCCTGTTCCTCGAGGACCGCGTCAAGGACATGATCATCACCGGCGGCGAGAACGTCTACTCGCCCGAGGTCGAGCGCGTGGTGGCGGAGTTCCCCGGCGTCGCCGAGGTGGCCGTGATCGGCATCCCGGACGAGCGGTGGGGCGAGCAGGTCAAGGCCGTCGTCGCCGGCGACCAGCTCGACACCGACAAGCTCATGGAGTTCTGCCGCGAGCGCCTGGCCCACTACAAGTGCCCGCGCAGCGTCGACGTCGTGGACGCCTTGCCGCGCAACGCGACCGGCAAGATCCTCAAGCGCTCGTTGCGCGAGCCGTACTGGCGGGACCGGGACCGGAACGTCTGATGCCCCCGGTGACGCGGGACGCGTACTTCGCGGCCGCGCTGGACGTGCTGGCGGAGCACGGGTTCACCGAGCTGAACGTCGGCCGGCTGTGCCGCGGCCTCGGCGTCACGAGCGGGTCCTTCTACCACCACTTCGGCGGCTGGCCGGGGTTCGTGGAGCAGCTCCTGGTCCATTGGGAGCACCGGCAGGTGCGCATCCTGCGCGAACGGAACTTCGGCCGCGGCGGCCCGTCGGCGGACTTCGCCGCGCTGATGGACCTGACGCTCGGGCTGCCGCACGAGGCCGAGGCGGCCATCCGGGCGTGGGCGGCCAACGACGAAACCGTGCGGGCGGCGCAGAAACGCGTCGACTCGGCGCGGGTGCGGACGGTCGGCAAGGCCGTCAAGGGCATCGTCGGCGACGCCGGCCTCGCGCGGACGCTGACCTCGCTGGGCATGGCGATGCTGGTGGGGCACCAGCAACTGGCCTCGGCGGGGGAGCACAGCGAGCTGGCCGCCCTGCTGGCGGAATACACGCGCCTGGTGCACTCGCGCGGGCTGGCGTAACAGCCCGCCACGAGGGAGCCGGGATCGTCTCAGCCGTACCGTTCGACGAGCGCGTCGCCGATCGAGGCCAGGTGGTCTCGCACCCCCGCGGGGCCGGTCACCTCGAGCCATTCGACCAGCCCGGCGAGCTCGCCGGCGAGCGCGTACTCGTTGTAGCCGCGGATCACGACCTCGACGCGGCCGTCGGTCGTGGCACCGCCGACCTCGAGCCGGTCGCCGAGCACCATCCGGAGCCGGGCCATCCCGCCGGGTGTGCAGGCCGCCTGGATCTCGAGGGGCGTCCGCCTCCGGTCGACCTCGTCGGCGATCTCGCGCCAGCTCTCGGCGAGGTCGAACCCGCCGGGCCGGTGCACGGGATCGCCGGTCGGGACGGCGGACGACACGCGGTCGATCCGGAAGGTCCGCCGGCCCGCGTCGGTGGTGGAGACCAGGTACCACGACGAGCCCTTGGCGACGATGCCCAGCGGGTGGACGGTTCTCTCGGTTTCGGCGCCGTTGCCGTCGACGTAGCCGAGCCGCACCTGGACGCCGCGGATCACCGCGTCCTGGAGCTCGTCGAGGAAGCGAGGCGGCGGCCGGTGCTCGACCCGGCCCGACCCCCACCGTTGTGGGTCCACGACCAACGACGACGCCGCCGCCTCGGCCTGCACCCGGAACGGCTCGGGCAGGGCGCGGACAAGCTTGCGCAGCGCCGCTTTCACGGCCGGCGTCGCGGCCGAGGCCGAGCCGGCGACCAGGAACAGGGCGCGGGCCTCCCCCGCGGTCAGCCCGGACAGGTCGGTGCGGGCGCCGCCCACGAGGCGCCAGCCGCCGCCCCGGCCCTGGATGGAGTAGACGGGCACGCCGGCCACGGCCAGGGCGTCGAAGTCACGGCGGGCGGTGCGTTCGGACACCTCCAGCTCCCGGGCGACGTCCGCCGCTGTCAGCTGCTCGCGCTGTTGCAGCAGCAGGAGGATGGCCATCAGCCGGTCGGCTCGCACACCGCCGACACTCCCACAGGAAACCGGTCACGAGGTGTCCTGTTTGGGCGACACGATGGCGACTTGACCGCTTCAGCCGTCGGCTGCGCCGACGCCCCGAACGACCGAGAGGAAACCCGATGTTCGATCCGGCCGACTTTCCCGCACCCACCCTGGTCCCCGTCAACGGTGTGGAACTCGAGGTCTTCGAAGCCGGCCGGGAGAACGCCGGAAAGCCCATCGTGCTCTGTCACGGCTGGCCGGAGCACGCCTTTTCCTGGCGCCACCAGGTGCCGGCGCTGGCCGCGGCGGGCTACCACGTCATCGTCCCGAACCAGCGGGGCTACGGCGGCTCGTCCCGTCCTGCCGAAGTGACGGACTACGACATCGAGCACCTGTCGGGTGACCTCGTCGCGCTCCTCGACCACTACGGCTACGCGGACGCCACCTTCGTCGGTCACGACTGGGGCGCATTCGTCGTCTGGGGCCTGACCTTGCTGCACCCGAACCGGGTGAACGGCGTGGCCGCGCTGAGCCTGCCCTACCAGGAGCGCGGGGAGCTGCCCTGGATCGAGTCCATGGAGGCCGTGCTCGGCGCCGACTTCTACTTCGTCCACTTCAACCGGCAGCCGGGGGTCGCGGACGCCGTGCTCGACGAGCACACGGCCCAGTTCCTGTGCAACGTCTTCCGGAAGAACCAGCCCCCGGGACCGCCTCGGCCGGGGATGGCGATGATCGAACTCGCGAGGGCGGCGACACCCCTCGGCGAGCCCGTCATGAGCGACCGCGAACTGGCCGTCTTCGTCTCCGCCTTCGAGTCGACGGGCTTCACGGGCAGTATCGACTGGTACCGGAACCTCGACCGCAACTGGCGTCTGCTGGCCGGCGTGGACCCGGTCATCCGGCAGCCCGCACTCATGATCTACGGCGACCGTGACACGATCCCGAGGTCCGGACGACTGACGGAGTTCGTGCCCGGCGTGGAAGTGGTCGGCCTGGACTGCGGTCACTGGATCCAGCAGGAAAAGCCGGACGAAACGAACCAGGCGATCCTGGCGTGGCTGGCTCGGCGGGCTGCCGTCGGAAGCGTGCCCGGGGCCGGAGCCTAGGCGTTGCCGAGGATCCGGTTCACCGCGATCTCCAGGACCACCCGCTGCGGGTTCGGCTTGGGCTGGCGATAGCGCGCCGCGTACCGGTTCTCGGCGTCCCGGACCGACTCCGGGTCGTCGCGCAGCACCGCGCGACCCTCCAAAGTGGACCACTTCGGTCCCTCCAGCTGGCAGACCGCGACAGGGACGCCGTCGGCGCCCGCGGCCCGGATCATCCTGGCCTTGACCGACGAAGCGAACGTGATCACGCGGGCGAGCCCGGCGTCGAAGTCCACGGTCACGCCGACCGCGACGACGTGCGGGGTGCCGTCGGGCCGGACCGTCGTCAGGGTGGCCAGGCGGCGCTCGGTCCAGAAGGCGCGGAAGTCCGCGCCGCGGTCGATCTTCATGGGGTCCACGCTAGTCCGTCCGGGTGGCCCGGGTCGCGGTGAGACCACTCACGGTCATAGTAAGGAAAGTTTCCTAACAGTCTTGACCGGGTCTTGAACCTTCTGTCACGCTCTGATCGCCGTCGCCGCAGCCAACGATGTCCTTTACGGAGGAGCGATGAAGAGAATCGTCCGGGCGGTGGTGGCTTCGGCCGCGCTCGCCGCCGGGCTGCTGAGCGTGCCGACGACCGCGTCCGCGGCGGGCACCCCCTACGTGCCGGGCACGCTGCGGCCGTCCGTCTCGCAGGCCACGCAGGACGCCGCGCTGCAGAAGTACTACGACTTCTGGAAGAAGAACTTCCTGACGACCAAGTGCGGCAGCGGCACCTACGCCGTG is a window from the Amycolatopsis sp. cg9 genome containing:
- a CDS encoding alpha/beta fold hydrolase — its product is MFDPADFPAPTLVPVNGVELEVFEAGRENAGKPIVLCHGWPEHAFSWRHQVPALAAAGYHVIVPNQRGYGGSSRPAEVTDYDIEHLSGDLVALLDHYGYADATFVGHDWGAFVVWGLTLLHPNRVNGVAALSLPYQERGELPWIESMEAVLGADFYFVHFNRQPGVADAVLDEHTAQFLCNVFRKNQPPGPPRPGMAMIELARAATPLGEPVMSDRELAVFVSAFESTGFTGSIDWYRNLDRNWRLLAGVDPVIRQPALMIYGDRDTIPRSGRLTEFVPGVEVVGLDCGHWIQQEKPDETNQAILAWLARRAAVGSVPGAGA
- a CDS encoding TIGR03618 family F420-dependent PPOX class oxidoreductase, which translates into the protein MKIDRGADFRAFWTERRLATLTTVRPDGTPHVVAVGVTVDFDAGLARVITFASSVKARMIRAAGADGVPVAVCQLEGPKWSTLEGRAVLRDDPESVRDAENRYAARYRQPKPNPQRVVLEIAVNRILGNA
- a CDS encoding GTPase, translating into MTRDVRDLLAAAAGLYRDDPRASALLHDCLNRLEQPLRVAFTGAPASGKSTLAAALGEWPTRALRDLVLLDDPGPADEVPDATVRLVRHLEPDELAAAHPPGGSPFARQSAVNSVLVLSRADEVGAGRIDALLTAKQLARRAWREDPLCTGFLGVIAVAGQLAYGGRSLRDDEFDLLAAFAAVPREELERHVLSVDSFTDPAFPGPIPVETRRSLVVRFGMFGVRLALTLIRTGCDDRIKLSAELVRRSGLGELRDTLAGCFVARAEALKARTAVIRLEALLAAQPRPGGDRLVSRVERFAAAAHDFRELRLIADIRGGRTALSGDPAEEAVRLLGAQGTAPADRLGLEPDADPGEIYDAGLDALRRWRHEAERPDRPHAERTAAHVVVRSTEGLLSLFA
- a CDS encoding TetR/AcrR family transcriptional regulator codes for the protein MPPVTRDAYFAAALDVLAEHGFTELNVGRLCRGLGVTSGSFYHHFGGWPGFVEQLLVHWEHRQVRILRERNFGRGGPSADFAALMDLTLGLPHEAEAAIRAWAANDETVRAAQKRVDSARVRTVGKAVKGIVGDAGLARTLTSLGMAMLVGHQQLASAGEHSELAALLAEYTRLVHSRGLA
- a CDS encoding helix-turn-helix transcriptional regulator, whose amino-acid sequence is MRADRLVSLVLLLRRHGRLSAAALARELEVSTRTVLRDVEALSTAGVPVYAERGRHGGFALLPGFRTELTGLNHDEALALLIAGSRRGAQAFGLGSALASAMLKVVDALPESQRDTAASVAERLLIDPETDLLARRSATEEVPDEVVAEVRRAVFAGHRLRIHYAAVDAKPKWRTVDPIGLVTVREQGYLLATRSGEDRTYRLSRIVAAEELDEPARRPDRVDLDRAWQDRSKRFRTGGDQVTVLARVAPARRAELVATALAAVESIDADGWLRLEVGFQDRRHAEWALWQLGVDAEVLAPQWLRTALHDRATAIATRYRT
- a CDS encoding RidA family protein translates to MERTAVDPWPWSVGLGYHQGELVTGAARTLYCAGQAAMNGDGEPQHDGDLAAQLALSLDNLEAVLGEAGMALANLVRLTVYTTDVDLLFQHYGVLAGRLGAAGAAPVTTMLGVTRLAIPTLVVELEGTAVA
- a CDS encoding helix-turn-helix transcriptional regulator, with amino-acid sequence MRADRLMAILLLLQQREQLTAADVARELEVSERTARRDFDALAVAGVPVYSIQGRGGGWRLVGGARTDLSGLTAGEARALFLVAGSASAATPAVKAALRKLVRALPEPFRVQAEAAASSLVVDPQRWGSGRVEHRPPPRFLDELQDAVIRGVQVRLGYVDGNGAETERTVHPLGIVAKGSSWYLVSTTDAGRRTFRIDRVSSAVPTGDPVHRPGGFDLAESWREIADEVDRRRTPLEIQAACTPGGMARLRMVLGDRLEVGGATTDGRVEVVIRGYNEYALAGELAGLVEWLEVTGPAGVRDHLASIGDALVERYG
- a CDS encoding long-chain fatty acid--CoA ligase, whose translation is MPHDVRPRVRLFGELLAHWARERPVDTALRFGDRSWTWAEFDERVRRLSGALAAAGVGRGDRVAFVDKNHPACLETTFAAAGIGAANAVVNWRLSGDELAYVLADSGAKVVFVGAELRPALDAVRDRLPALERVVVVGGDDDEYEPFLASAEPHTGSEVDQDDGVLIMYTSGTTGFPKGAVLTHRSVLAHGLAAGTAFPIGPGDVNLVAMPLFHVGGSCYAVSGFLYGEPSYLTREPDAASLFAALQAGITHAFLVPAVVAGVAQAGEAALKAFSRLKYLCYGASPMPLPLLRTVLAAWPDVKFAQVYGMTELSGAVTALDPEAHRDASRPERLASAGTALSGVDIRIVDPVTAEDTAAGEVWVRTEQRMAGYLGKPEATAETIVDGWVRTGDVGRLDDGGFLFLEDRVKDMIITGGENVYSPEVERVVAEFPGVAEVAVIGIPDERWGEQVKAVVAGDQLDTDKLMEFCRERLAHYKCPRSVDVVDALPRNATGKILKRSLREPYWRDRDRNV
- a CDS encoding dynamin family protein, whose translation is MTAPAWLEVLNETMDACRTHGRADLAERLRRRRDAPPGQIRLGVLGFPKQGKGYLLNAVLNAPVCAVGDAPTPAVPTEIAYSAEPAATLVGRSRERIPVAVERLTGELGARPAGTLSRVEVGVPRELLSAGLVLVDTPPVGDPRSPRTAAALDLLAEADAVILVSDATAPLSPAELALARHVRTWCPHVLVALTKIDASPGWRAVAERNRAMLAEAGIDAPVQPVSAVVRQAAAKAGDADLNARSGFPELLNWIAEQAARPADQSRALLAAVGVRAAAAELVESLRDRVDAAGQEAGLGQAALLQRAQRRADDLRRQNTRWQNLLSDEITDLLSDAEYDLRERTRKIVNTIDRTFDEGDPAKVWDEFAPWLDNALAEAVDVNYTWLADRAEWIAQAVAACFGAQYDRALPDLRLDGSGVEGLDDVRRPKIEKFKVGQQAFTGLRGSYGGVLMFGLVTSLAGLPLINPVSIGAGAAFAAKTIKDEGGMRLQRRQAVAKQAAQRHVDDVFLRFSKECRDSIRVVQRRLRDHFTGLAEELADELTHERETIMAGTAERERRTVHIRREIDRLAGLHQRAGELGTIAGRQRRELSA